From Pseudoalteromonas sp. R3, one genomic window encodes:
- a CDS encoding IS630 family transposase (programmed frameshift): MQPSEFIKLSKQTKDPRKKVRILALAHFFEGKSRYQIAEYLKVSRTSVNKWVKDYLDYGLEGLEDLPRSGRPCKLGGAQLKQLKAYVLDSIDRTEGGRLTLEDIQQYISESFHIEYELSAVHRLLKRQNFSWISSRSIHPKGNQAHQEAFKNFELETILHTPGHLLPERIDVWFQDEARFGQQTSTTKVWAEKSSRPRVVKQQQFEYAYLFGAVCPTTGETEALISPIVNKEVMYSHLEQISQRTQPGRMAVVVMDRAAWHFKDGLVKGLENVVIIRLPPYSPELNPIEQVWSWLRQHKLSNRTFANYDGILDQVSEAWNAFISCADRVKSLCFRDWINLTS, encoded by the exons TTGCAGCCCTCTGAATTTATTAAGCTCTCCAAACAGACTAAAGACCCAAGAAAGAAAGTGCGTATACTCGCACTGGCTCATTTCTTTGAAGGTAAATCTCGCTATCAGATTGCTGAATACCTGAAGGTCAGTCGTACTAGCGTGAACAAATGGGTCAAAGACTATCTCGATTATGGATTAGAGGGCCTGGAAGACCTGCCTCGCTCGGGCCGTCCTTGCAAACTGGGTGGTGCACAACTGAAGCAGCTTAAAGCATATGTACTCGACTCTATAGACCGCACGGAAGGTGGTCGGCTAACACTAGAAGATATTCAGCAGTATATATCTGAGTCTTTTCACATAGAATACGAGTTATCAGCCGTTCACAGATTGTTGAAAAGACAAAACTTCTCATGGATCAGCAGCCGGTCAATACACCCTAAAGGAAACCAGGCTCACCAAGAAGCTTTT AAAAACTTCGAGCTGGAAACGATCCTTCACACCCCGGGACACCTGCTTCCTGAACGCATTGATGTGTGGTTTCAGGACGAAGCACGATTTGGTCAGCAAACTTCAACAACAAAAGTTTGGGCTGAAAAAAGCTCACGTCCAAGAGTTGTAAAGCAGCAACAATTCGAATATGCCTATCTATTTGGTGCAGTGTGTCCAACAACTGGTGAAACAGAAGCACTCATCTCACCTATAGTGAATAAAGAAGTCATGTATTCTCACCTGGAGCAAATATCACAAAGGACTCAACCAGGAAGAATGGCTGTGGTCGTCATGGATCGCGCAGCCTGGCACTTCAAAGATGGTTTGGTAAAAGGCCTGGAGAATGTAGTGATCATTAGGCTGCCACCTTATTCTCCAGAGTTAAACCCCATAGAACAAGTGTGGAGTTGGCTCAGACAACATAAGTTATCAAACAGAACCTTTGCAAACTACGATGGCATTCTGGATCAGGTCAGCGAAGCATGGAATGCGTTTATCTCATGTGCTGACAGGGTGAAATCATTGTGCTTTAGGGACTGGATAAATCTGACCAGTTAA